Proteins encoded by one window of Moorella humiferrea:
- a CDS encoding Mur ligase family protein, giving the protein MLRTFLALWAGRLAAFICRLLQRGGTSLPGYLALKIDPYLMGRLASRYEKIIIVTGTNGKTTTTNLLASIFRAAGLKVVHNSEGANMPAGVTTALLARRGEIAVLEVDEGTLGLVTRQVKAHMVLITNLLRDQLDRYHELEQLAAAISRALAAIPAATLILNADDSLVTSLGRGREKVRYFGLARTPWSQETTSEVLEGHICPRCRRPLEFNYYHYSHLGDYFCPQCSYSRPPAEYEVRDLELNSGGARFDLVYPGGKLPLRSPMPGIYNVYNVLAAASAALQLKIDPATVGRVVASFLPGQGRAETFSLGNKHLTLMLVKNPTGLSIALKTLTAGRGKATYLLAINDLAADGRDVSWLWDADLSPLLQAPYHRIICAGLRAGDMAICLKYQGVKEANLKVIPDQEESVDFLLEEPVDEGLILCTYTNLALYRRILKARGAVSEVTPLPSLSGTP; this is encoded by the coding sequence TTGCTGCGTACTTTCCTGGCCCTCTGGGCCGGCCGCCTGGCAGCCTTTATATGCCGCCTTTTGCAACGGGGTGGTACCTCCCTGCCGGGCTATTTAGCCCTGAAAATTGACCCGTATTTAATGGGCCGTTTAGCCTCCAGGTATGAAAAAATCATCATCGTTACCGGAACCAACGGCAAGACGACGACCACCAACCTCCTGGCCTCAATTTTTCGGGCCGCAGGGTTGAAGGTGGTTCATAACAGCGAAGGGGCCAATATGCCCGCCGGCGTAACCACGGCCCTCCTGGCCCGGCGGGGAGAAATTGCCGTCCTGGAAGTAGATGAAGGTACCCTGGGCCTGGTGACCCGCCAGGTCAAAGCCCATATGGTGCTCATTACGAATTTACTGCGGGATCAATTAGACCGCTACCATGAGCTGGAGCAGCTGGCGGCAGCCATCAGCCGCGCCCTGGCAGCCATCCCGGCGGCCACCCTGATCCTTAACGCCGATGATTCCCTGGTCACTTCCCTGGGCCGGGGAAGGGAGAAGGTCCGCTACTTCGGCCTGGCGCGGACGCCCTGGAGCCAGGAAACAACCAGCGAAGTCCTGGAGGGCCATATCTGTCCCCGCTGCCGCCGGCCCCTGGAGTTTAATTACTATCATTACAGCCACCTGGGGGATTATTTCTGCCCCCAGTGTTCGTACAGCCGGCCACCTGCGGAGTATGAGGTCAGGGATTTAGAGCTAAATTCCGGAGGAGCCCGCTTTGACCTTGTTTACCCAGGCGGCAAACTGCCCCTTCGGTCCCCCATGCCGGGGATTTATAATGTCTATAATGTCCTGGCCGCTGCCAGTGCCGCCCTGCAATTAAAGATTGACCCGGCAACCGTCGGCCGGGTGGTGGCGTCTTTCCTCCCCGGCCAGGGCCGGGCCGAAACCTTTAGCCTGGGGAACAAACATTTGACCTTGATGCTGGTAAAAAATCCTACGGGCTTAAGTATTGCCCTGAAAACCCTGACTGCCGGCCGTGGCAAAGCGACTTATCTCCTGGCCATCAATGACCTGGCCGCCGACGGCCGCGACGTCTCCTGGCTTTGGGATGCCGACCTCAGTCCCTTGCTCCAGGCTCCTTACCACCGGATTATCTGTGCCGGCCTGCGGGCCGGCGATATGGCCATTTGTCTCAAATACCAGGGGGTAAAAGAGGCGAACCTCAAGGTTATCCCCGACCAGGAAGAAAGTGTCGACTTTTTACTGGAAGAACCGGTCGACGAAGGCCTCATTCTCTGTACCTATACCAACCTGGCCCTGTACCGCCGCATCCTTAAAGCAAGGGGGGCTGTCAGTGAAGTTACGCCTCTGCCATCTCTATCCGGAACTCCTTAA
- the murJ gene encoding murein biosynthesis integral membrane protein MurJ — translation MVKSGTMRLAHSVAIMSLAAGVSRILGFLRNTAISALFGQNQLTDMLNTSFVIPDTIYLILVGGGVSSAFIPVLASYLAEENEEAVWQTVSIAFNLVLTLVGIAVTLGMIWTPWLVHLIAPGFNAEQVAYTAYLTRIVLVAILFHCLNGVLMGTEYAYQSFIGTAIGPLVYNAAIIVFGLALAGKYSIAAFAISTLIGAALNFLVQVWGVWHLKPRYRPVLDLKHPGIRRIFKLMLPVTIGLSIAQLNLFFNQTFIASFLPRGSINALTISSRVVLVPILFASSMGIALLPALTRIAMEGDYRSFTRYLSGSLRAVVFISIPATVGLIALGQPVVRVLFQHGRFTSADTLATTEALVFYSLGITAYGAYEILSRAFYATQDTVTPLKIGLVTLAAGTAMNFTLGPAFGIRGLALAYSLAGCVNVALLLYYLRRKVQAPLEGRRLLQTSMKSLLAALVMGLLLNLAAGHLFLPASWPRLVREGVELALLITLGVLSYIGLAWLLRMEELAMFLSVLSRRLRRSQAAVG, via the coding sequence ATGGTAAAATCCGGTACGATGCGGCTGGCCCACTCGGTAGCTATCATGAGCCTGGCTGCCGGCGTGTCAAGGATTTTAGGTTTTTTACGCAATACGGCTATTTCAGCCCTGTTTGGCCAGAACCAGCTAACCGATATGCTCAATACCTCCTTTGTTATCCCGGATACCATCTATTTAATCCTGGTGGGCGGCGGGGTTAGCTCGGCCTTTATCCCGGTGCTGGCCAGTTACCTGGCGGAAGAAAATGAAGAGGCCGTCTGGCAAACCGTAAGCATCGCCTTTAATCTGGTCCTGACCCTGGTAGGGATTGCCGTAACCCTGGGAATGATCTGGACTCCCTGGCTGGTACACCTGATAGCCCCGGGCTTTAATGCTGAACAAGTGGCTTATACCGCCTACCTGACCCGGATTGTACTCGTAGCCATCCTCTTTCACTGCCTGAATGGGGTCTTAATGGGGACAGAGTACGCCTACCAGTCCTTTATAGGAACGGCCATCGGCCCCCTGGTATACAACGCTGCCATTATAGTTTTCGGCCTCGCCCTGGCCGGGAAATACAGCATCGCCGCTTTTGCCATTTCCACCCTGATTGGCGCGGCCCTGAATTTTCTGGTACAGGTGTGGGGGGTATGGCACCTTAAGCCCCGCTACCGGCCGGTCCTGGACCTTAAGCACCCAGGCATCCGCAGGATTTTTAAACTAATGCTCCCTGTAACTATTGGCCTGTCCATTGCCCAGTTAAATCTTTTCTTTAACCAGACTTTCATTGCCTCTTTCCTGCCGCGCGGTTCTATCAACGCTCTGACCATCTCCAGCCGGGTGGTTTTAGTACCAATTCTCTTTGCCTCATCAATGGGCATCGCCCTTTTACCGGCCCTGACTCGTATTGCCATGGAGGGGGATTATCGTTCTTTTACCCGTTACCTGTCGGGATCGCTGCGGGCTGTGGTCTTCATCTCCATCCCGGCCACGGTGGGGCTAATTGCCCTGGGGCAACCGGTGGTCAGGGTGCTCTTCCAGCACGGCCGCTTTACCAGTGCCGACACCCTGGCTACTACCGAAGCCCTGGTCTTTTACTCCCTGGGGATAACGGCCTACGGTGCCTATGAGATTTTGAGCCGGGCCTTCTATGCCACCCAGGATACGGTAACCCCCCTAAAGATCGGTCTGGTCACCCTGGCAGCGGGCACCGCCATGAACTTTACCCTGGGGCCGGCCTTCGGCATCCGCGGCCTGGCCCTGGCCTACTCCCTAGCCGGCTGTGTCAACGTCGCCCTGCTGCTCTATTACCTGCGGCGCAAGGTACAAGCCCCCCTGGAAGGTCGCCGGTTACTGCAGACTTCTATGAAAAGTCTCCTGGCAGCACTGGTCATGGGCCTTCTCCTGAACCTGGCGGCCGGCCATCTTTTCCTCCCGGCATCCTGGCCCCGCCTGGTGCGGGAGGGAGTGGAGCTGGCCCTGCTGATTACCCTGGGGGTTTTGAGTTACATCGGCCTGGCCTGGTTGTTGCGTATGGAAGAGCTGGCCATGTTCTTAAGCGTCCTCAGCAGGCGCCTGCGCCGCAGCCAGGCCGCTGTGGGTTAA
- a CDS encoding spore coat protein, which yields MTAHYGAHEVMELHEVLSDTIDGINQFQLYRPHVKDSQLKSILDKQLRFMTQEYNNMVQAINQRGISQAVPYRLPRTAAPVYGLDNPETQRPNTSMHEMDDRDVASGMLGCHKASAAFRMMASLECADLELRRMLQQGAINCAEQAYEVWQYMNQKGYYQVPTMKDVTTSTMINAYSPAATGQVGFYQQ from the coding sequence ATGACCGCCCACTACGGTGCCCACGAAGTGATGGAACTCCATGAGGTACTAAGCGACACAATTGACGGGATCAATCAGTTCCAGTTGTACCGTCCCCATGTTAAAGATTCCCAGCTCAAATCCATCCTGGACAAGCAACTGCGCTTTATGACGCAAGAGTATAACAACATGGTTCAGGCCATCAACCAGCGCGGCATTAGCCAGGCGGTACCCTACCGTCTGCCCCGGACGGCGGCTCCGGTTTACGGCCTGGACAACCCGGAAACCCAGAGGCCCAATACTTCTATGCATGAGATGGATGACCGGGATGTAGCGAGCGGCATGCTGGGGTGCCATAAGGCTTCAGCAGCCTTTAGGATGATGGCTTCCTTAGAATGTGCTGACCTGGAGCTGCGGCGCATGCTCCAGCAGGGGGCCATTAACTGTGCCGAACAGGCTTATGAAGTATGGCAGTACATGAACCAAAAAGGCTATTACCAGGTACCGACCATGAAGGATGTAACGACAAGTACCATGATTAATGCTTACAGCCCCGCCGCAACGGGCCAGGTTGGATTTTATCAGCAGTAG
- a CDS encoding molybdopterin-dependent oxidoreductase yields MSTAKKPWTWEEDGYTVTRTCAWSPPGCHPVGCGLKLYVKDNRLVKVEGDPDHPISQGRLCIRCLSLPEYVHHPQRIIYPMKRVGERGENKWQRISWDEAWDIIVDKVQDIKAKYGPESIVVYGGTGRQACLYYYPLGFAALGTPNVCYPLSGWSCYGPRCAITQYVFGTGYPEIDFAGYYPDRYDHPGWKLPECIIIWGKDPIKSNPDGLYGHAIVDMMKRGTKLIVVDPRLTWLASRAEYWLQLRPGTDAALALGMLHVIINEGLYDKDFVEKWCAGFDDLKQRVQEYPPEKVAEITWVPKEKIVEAARFFARSKPASITWGLAVDENPNGVQVGHAVLSLAAVTGNIDVPGGITIGPPAALLGKWRVETRLELTEELWNKRIGAQEYPALANALATTHPDVTLDVLETGKPYPIKMAWFNSTNLISPTCSTAPDRWYRALKNMEFAVATDTFMTPTAMAFADIFLPLSTFAEHDGIVLTHFGRNTIFVGAINKALQVGECKSDIEICLELGKRLNPKAWPWNDVKEFFTSQLKPELGITFDELKEQVVVHPPYEYRKYETGKLRPDGEPGFMTPSGKIELYSTLFEMWGDDPLPYFEEPPYSPYSTPELAKEYPLILTTGARMWGMFHSEHRQIRTIREIHSDPLVEIHPDTAAQLGINDGDWVYIENMYGKCKQKAKLTVGIHPKVVHAQHGWWFPEKQADEPNLFGVWDANVNLLVPHKHIGKLGFGSPLKSMICKVYKAEE; encoded by the coding sequence ATGAGTACCGCAAAGAAACCGTGGACCTGGGAAGAAGACGGTTATACTGTAACGAGAACCTGTGCCTGGTCACCGCCCGGATGCCACCCTGTAGGATGCGGCCTAAAGCTGTATGTTAAAGATAATAGGCTGGTAAAAGTAGAGGGAGATCCTGATCATCCAATCAGCCAGGGCCGGCTCTGCATCAGGTGCTTAAGCCTTCCCGAATATGTACATCACCCCCAGAGAATTATCTATCCTATGAAAAGGGTTGGTGAGAGAGGAGAAAACAAGTGGCAGCGCATATCCTGGGATGAAGCATGGGACATCATAGTTGATAAAGTCCAGGATATAAAAGCTAAATATGGTCCGGAATCGATAGTAGTGTACGGTGGAACCGGAAGACAGGCCTGCTTATACTATTATCCGCTCGGCTTCGCTGCCCTAGGCACACCAAATGTATGTTATCCTCTCAGCGGATGGTCCTGTTATGGCCCCAGGTGCGCCATTACACAATACGTATTTGGTACGGGATACCCAGAAATCGATTTTGCTGGTTACTACCCGGACCGCTATGACCACCCGGGCTGGAAGCTACCTGAGTGTATAATTATCTGGGGCAAAGATCCAATAAAATCGAATCCCGATGGCTTGTACGGCCATGCCATTGTGGACATGATGAAGAGGGGCACCAAGCTCATCGTAGTCGATCCCAGACTGACCTGGCTCGCCTCTCGGGCGGAATACTGGCTGCAACTGAGGCCTGGTACGGACGCAGCTTTGGCTCTGGGAATGCTTCATGTAATCATCAATGAAGGGCTTTACGATAAGGATTTCGTAGAGAAGTGGTGCGCCGGATTTGATGATTTGAAACAGCGTGTTCAGGAATACCCGCCGGAGAAGGTGGCGGAAATAACCTGGGTACCAAAGGAAAAAATTGTGGAGGCCGCAAGGTTTTTTGCCAGGAGCAAACCTGCCAGCATAACCTGGGGTCTGGCGGTGGATGAAAATCCCAACGGAGTACAGGTAGGTCACGCCGTACTATCTTTGGCGGCGGTAACTGGTAATATAGACGTGCCTGGTGGTATCACCATTGGACCGCCGGCAGCGCTGCTCGGAAAATGGCGCGTTGAGACACGGCTAGAGTTAACAGAAGAGCTGTGGAACAAGAGAATAGGAGCGCAAGAATATCCGGCACTGGCCAATGCATTAGCAACTACTCACCCTGACGTAACACTGGATGTCCTAGAAACTGGAAAACCCTACCCGATTAAGATGGCATGGTTCAACAGCACCAATCTCATTTCGCCGACTTGTTCAACTGCTCCCGACAGGTGGTACAGGGCTCTTAAAAATATGGAATTTGCTGTAGCAACTGATACCTTTATGACGCCTACGGCCATGGCCTTTGCCGATATATTCCTGCCCCTTTCTACCTTCGCCGAACACGACGGCATTGTGCTAACCCACTTCGGCCGGAATACCATATTTGTCGGAGCTATTAATAAGGCCCTGCAGGTTGGTGAGTGTAAGTCCGATATCGAGATTTGCCTTGAACTGGGCAAACGCCTCAACCCAAAGGCTTGGCCGTGGAATGATGTAAAAGAATTCTTCACCTCCCAATTGAAGCCCGAGCTAGGTATAACCTTTGATGAACTGAAGGAGCAGGTTGTTGTCCATCCGCCGTACGAATACCGGAAGTATGAGACAGGCAAGCTACGGCCCGACGGCGAGCCTGGCTTCATGACACCTTCAGGGAAGATTGAACTGTACTCGACGCTGTTTGAGATGTGGGGCGACGATCCGCTGCCTTACTTTGAAGAACCTCCTTATAGCCCGTATAGCACTCCGGAACTGGCGAAGGAATATCCGCTCATTCTAACAACGGGAGCTAGAATGTGGGGTATGTTCCATTCTGAGCACCGTCAGATCCGGACCATACGTGAAATACATTCAGATCCCCTTGTAGAGATCCATCCGGATACCGCTGCCCAGCTGGGCATAAATGACGGCGACTGGGTCTACATCGAAAATATGTACGGAAAGTGTAAGCAGAAGGCCAAGCTGACGGTGGGCATCCACCCGAAGGTTGTCCATGCCCAGCATGGTTGGTGGTTCCCGGAGAAACAGGCTGACGAGCCGAATCTCTTCGGCGTATGGGATGCCAATGTAAATCTGCTAGTACCTCATAAGCATATTGGTAAGCTAGGGTTCGGATCTCCCTTAAAGAGTATGATATGTAAAGTCTACAAGGCTGAGGAGTAA
- a CDS encoding oxidoreductase — MSRNGLLIDYEYCTGCHSCEVACKKELNLPVGKWGIKLAEIGPMQLSPDRWQMDYVPIPTEFCNLCEERVAKGKDPACVHHCLGKAMEYGPVEELAAKMVAKGKKMVLFAP; from the coding sequence ATGTCACGGAATGGTTTACTAATTGATTATGAATATTGTACCGGATGCCATAGTTGTGAGGTGGCTTGCAAGAAAGAGCTTAATCTTCCAGTAGGTAAGTGGGGGATTAAGTTGGCAGAAATAGGTCCTATGCAGTTATCACCTGACCGTTGGCAGATGGATTATGTTCCAATTCCGACGGAGTTTTGTAATCTATGTGAAGAAAGGGTAGCAAAAGGAAAAGATCCGGCGTGCGTTCATCATTGCTTGGGTAAAGCAATGGAATATGGTCCGGTCGAAGAGTTGGCGGCCAAGATGGTGGCCAAGGGTAAAAAAATGGTGCTATTTGCACCCTGA
- a CDS encoding SLC13 family permease, with translation MNNKRIIGLIIGIAIFVLTFLLPPPAGMSVAGKNAFGILISGIVLWVLDVFPIAITAFILMILLPFYGVTPKLADVFKDFISPTIFFLIATFALTTIIMKTPLANRLTAVLFRMARGDSRKIVLGFILATALLSSIMSNVPTTALCAAVAITALQKSIPDMYKSNLVKAAMIGIPFGAVVGGIMTPAGSPNNIMALYLLEDATNIKITFLQWMIIGIPVSLLTVLVCWLWVVTVIKPEPITKETLAAFNESLGNLGPMSTEEKKVVAIILTMLVLWIASTWFPVFDTTLVALCGLIVMFLPGVELLTWKEFNRDASWDMILMIGGIQAVTSGILKSGGATWVVNTVLAGAQQWNPFVVLLVASTIMAFLHVLVPAGPPVVGMALPPMAALALNIGVNPVVMAMIVTVWANVTFLLPIDMVPLITYSKGYYTMTEMVKAGWLPTLFLIVFTALAVPFLVSLAGL, from the coding sequence ATGAATAATAAAAGAATTATTGGACTCATAATAGGTATAGCTATATTTGTGCTTACCTTTTTACTGCCCCCGCCTGCCGGCATGAGCGTTGCTGGAAAAAATGCTTTCGGCATATTAATAAGCGGGATTGTTCTTTGGGTGCTGGATGTGTTTCCTATAGCTATAACCGCTTTTATATTAATGATATTATTACCTTTTTACGGAGTCACACCAAAATTAGCTGATGTGTTTAAGGATTTTATAAGCCCTACCATCTTCTTCCTAATTGCCACCTTCGCCTTAACTACTATAATCATGAAAACGCCATTGGCCAACCGTCTTACCGCGGTGCTTTTCAGGATGGCACGTGGTGACTCCAGGAAAATAGTTCTGGGGTTCATTTTAGCTACTGCACTTTTATCATCGATCATGTCAAACGTTCCGACTACGGCTTTATGTGCAGCGGTTGCCATTACCGCCCTCCAGAAAAGTATACCCGATATGTATAAGTCAAACCTGGTTAAAGCGGCCATGATTGGCATTCCCTTTGGCGCCGTAGTTGGAGGCATCATGACGCCGGCCGGATCACCAAATAACATCATGGCTTTATACCTTTTAGAAGATGCTACCAACATCAAGATTACTTTCCTGCAGTGGATGATAATCGGCATTCCCGTTAGCCTGCTTACAGTATTGGTATGTTGGCTCTGGGTGGTAACTGTTATAAAACCCGAGCCCATAACGAAAGAGACGTTGGCTGCTTTCAATGAGTCTCTGGGTAACCTGGGACCCATGTCGACCGAGGAAAAGAAAGTTGTGGCTATTATTCTGACAATGTTAGTTTTATGGATAGCCAGCACCTGGTTTCCCGTGTTTGATACTACCCTTGTAGCCCTGTGCGGACTGATAGTAATGTTTTTACCTGGAGTAGAGTTGCTGACCTGGAAGGAATTCAATCGGGATGCCTCATGGGATATGATCCTTATGATAGGCGGTATACAAGCAGTAACTTCTGGCATTTTGAAATCCGGTGGTGCGACATGGGTTGTGAACACCGTGCTTGCCGGGGCGCAGCAATGGAATCCTTTTGTGGTACTCCTGGTAGCTTCCACAATAATGGCGTTTCTCCACGTTTTAGTACCAGCTGGTCCACCGGTTGTGGGCATGGCTTTACCGCCTATGGCTGCCCTGGCATTGAATATAGGCGTTAATCCGGTCGTTATGGCCATGATAGTTACTGTATGGGCCAATGTGACCTTCTTACTTCCTATTGATATGGTGCCCCTTATCACTTACAGTAAAGGGTATTACACAATGACTGAGATGGTTAAAGCCGGCTGGTTACCGACGTTGTTTCTAATTGTCTTCACTGCATTAGCTGTTCCATTTTTAGTGAGCCTGGCTGGACTTTAA
- a CDS encoding sigma-54-dependent Fis family transcriptional regulator, producing the protein MEIIRTDIACYDNQSNFILNSVDNDLFQRRWQEIRQCKQRFIYYNEDPRNFPCLTPVVADSWLRSYKFKIDPFAKKIGHNISKDDLEAILLENSMLISTTKTLIDAFKHLLKISGYMLCLHNANGTILYLDGDDNEISYFKSINAVIGAVWNEATSGTIAHGLSMILKCPVQLIGPEHYCITLENTICSAAPIMDEKGNLIGTLTLVQALGERPWEKNLKNLLSHTLGWVASLAVAIENSLKLEEKNRRLLVMNNTLETILSCIDAGVIALDCDNKIIKANREAALMLSPSGDKVEGRYIRDFVDDRVMQVLTSQKPVNYLEATIRNCKKERHCVFSIQFIPGQKEKRTEGAIIRVNLSEKINNLVNVRTGAVAKYHFDDIIGNSACINHAKDLARKFADAGENILLIGESGTGKELFAQAIHNQYRPEGPFVALNCSAIPRNLIESELFGYEGGTFTGAERNGRPGKIELAHKGTLFLDEIGDMPIETQATLLRVLEDKRVMRLGGRKYIPVDFRVIAATNKNLYQMVQENQFRLDLYFRLAVLKLEIPPLRQRQEDILLLCQHFIEYYCKKTGHVLPTISPAAKKVILNYEWPGNVRQLENAMIYAVNMSQDGIIDVRHLPNEIVRETTQKNAGIRSIEGVTSMKEAERIVIQNAMIYTGNNIPKAARLLGLGKSTLYRKLKQYNLDKAY; encoded by the coding sequence ATGGAAATCATCAGGACTGATATAGCCTGTTACGATAACCAGAGTAATTTTATATTAAATTCTGTGGACAATGATTTATTCCAACGCCGCTGGCAAGAGATTCGCCAATGTAAGCAAAGATTTATCTATTATAATGAAGACCCTCGGAATTTCCCTTGTTTAACCCCGGTAGTCGCCGATTCCTGGTTAAGATCATACAAATTTAAAATCGATCCATTTGCTAAAAAAATCGGGCATAACATATCGAAAGATGACCTGGAAGCTATCCTTTTAGAAAACAGTATGTTAATTTCAACTACTAAAACCTTGATAGATGCCTTTAAACATCTTCTTAAAATTTCCGGATACATGTTATGTCTCCATAATGCCAACGGCACCATTCTCTACCTCGATGGAGACGACAATGAAATTTCTTATTTCAAATCAATAAATGCAGTCATTGGGGCTGTGTGGAACGAAGCAACTTCAGGAACTATCGCCCACGGACTCAGTATGATCTTGAAATGTCCGGTTCAATTAATTGGCCCGGAACATTATTGCATAACCCTGGAGAATACAATCTGTTCTGCCGCTCCCATTATGGACGAAAAAGGTAACCTTATCGGTACCCTGACGCTGGTACAGGCATTAGGAGAACGGCCCTGGGAAAAAAATCTTAAAAACTTATTATCCCATACCCTGGGATGGGTTGCTTCCCTGGCAGTAGCTATAGAAAACAGTCTGAAACTAGAAGAAAAAAACCGCAGGTTACTGGTTATGAATAATACATTGGAAACAATTCTCTCCTGCATCGACGCTGGAGTTATAGCCCTCGATTGTGATAATAAGATTATTAAGGCCAACCGGGAGGCAGCCCTTATGCTTTCTCCCAGTGGCGACAAAGTCGAAGGCAGATACATTAGGGACTTTGTGGACGACAGGGTAATGCAGGTATTAACAAGCCAGAAACCTGTTAATTACCTGGAAGCAACTATTCGCAACTGCAAAAAGGAACGCCACTGCGTATTTAGCATACAATTTATACCAGGCCAGAAAGAAAAACGCACCGAAGGAGCCATTATCCGTGTCAACCTGTCTGAAAAAATCAATAACCTTGTTAATGTGCGAACTGGTGCAGTGGCCAAGTATCACTTTGATGATATTATTGGCAACAGCGCCTGCATAAACCATGCAAAAGACTTGGCCCGTAAGTTCGCCGATGCCGGCGAAAATATTTTATTAATAGGAGAGAGCGGCACCGGAAAGGAGCTATTTGCCCAGGCTATTCACAATCAATACCGGCCTGAAGGTCCTTTCGTTGCTTTGAACTGTTCTGCGATTCCCAGAAACCTCATTGAAAGCGAGCTCTTTGGCTATGAAGGCGGAACCTTTACGGGTGCCGAACGCAATGGAAGACCAGGCAAAATTGAGCTGGCTCACAAAGGGACGCTTTTCCTTGACGAAATAGGCGATATGCCCATTGAAACCCAGGCCACGTTGCTTAGGGTTTTAGAGGACAAGCGCGTAATGCGGCTGGGAGGCAGGAAGTATATTCCTGTTGACTTCCGCGTTATAGCTGCAACTAACAAAAATCTTTACCAGATGGTGCAAGAAAATCAGTTTCGTCTCGACCTGTACTTCCGGCTGGCGGTTCTCAAGCTAGAAATACCGCCCCTGCGACAGCGACAGGAAGATATCTTGCTGTTATGCCAGCATTTTATAGAATACTACTGTAAAAAGACAGGACATGTATTGCCAACTATAAGCCCGGCTGCTAAAAAAGTAATTTTGAATTATGAATGGCCAGGTAACGTTAGACAGTTGGAGAATGCTATGATTTATGCTGTCAACATGTCTCAAGATGGGATTATCGACGTACGCCACCTCCCTAATGAGATAGTAAGAGAGACAACCCAGAAAAATGCTGGTATTCGTAGCATTGAAGGGGTAACCTCAATGAAAGAAGCTGAAAGGATAGTTATTCAAAATGCTATGATTTATACAGGTAATAACATCCCTAAAGCTGCAAGACTCCTTGGTTTAGGTAAATCTACTCTATATAGAAAACTAAAACAGTATAACCTGGATAAAGCATATTAA